tcctccaaaatctccctctTTAACTCTTCTTCCCTAGGTACAATGACACGATTTCGGAACTTTAAAATTCCATTAGGATCTAGGTTAAAGTTAGGCGATTcccctttcttcactttttccacccacTTTTGCACCATTGGGTCTTTCACTTGGCCCTCTTTGATCCGATCCAACAGAGCCGACTTTACCTCAATATTTCAAAAATCACCTTTTTCGGTTCCAGACGaggtttccactcacatacATCTTCCAACAAGCTCCACTCTCTCACCATGGAACTTGCTAGCTGAGCCTTtcgactcaaagcatcggctACAACGTTGGCCTTTCCAGGATGATAGTTAATCGTACAATCGTAATCTTCTAAGAATTCcacccaccgacgttgtcttagATTTAGATCCTTCTAAGAAAACAgatacttaagactcttatgatCCGTATATACCTCGAAAGTCACACCGTATAGATAATGTCATCATTTTTTCAAGGCAAACACAACAGCTAcaagctccaagtcatgggttggaTGGTTTtgctcatgaggttttaacttcCGAGACGCATGggcaatcacattcctattcTGCATCAACACGCACCCTAACCCCTCTtttgaagcatcggtataaaccgtgTAGCTATCGTTCTCACTGGACAAAGCTAAAACTGGAGCCATAGTCAATTGCTTAAACTCTTGGAAACTACTCTCACACTTAACATCCCAAAtgtactttccttgtttcttggtcaAATTGGTTAAGGGTCCCGCAATTCTCGAGAAGTTCTTTATAAATCGGCGGTAGTACCCTGCCAAACCTAGAAAATTTCGCACCTCTGTGGGATTCTCTGGTCGCTTCCATTTGGCCACAGCTTCCACTTTCGCCGGGTCCACAGCAAGTCCATCCTTTGAAATTATATGACCTAAGAACGCCACtttttccagccaaaattcacacttgctgaacttaACGAACAATTGGTgttctcttagggtttgcagcACTATTCGCAAGTGTTGTGCATGCTCATCCCTTGACTTCGAATAtactaggatatcatcaatgaacaccactacaaacctatccaagtaaggtttaaatactcgatgcattaaatccatgaatgtCGCTAGAGCATTGgtcaagccaaaaggcattaccgcaaactcaaaatgcccataccgAGTGTTAAACGTCGTTTTTGGTACATCCTCCTTTCTGattctcaattgatagtacCCCTGTCGAAGATCCAATTTTGAAAACACCACAACCCCTTgtaactggtcaaacaactcatcaatatggggtaaaggatatttattcttaacagtTACTGCATTCAATCCTCGATAGTCAATGCACAATCTTAGACTCCCgtccttttttttaataaatagcactggagctccccacggtGACTCGCTCCCATGTATGAATCCCCGTTCTAGCAAGTCCTGCAATTGCACCTTTAACTCCTTAAGCTCAGTAGGTGCCATACGATAAGGGGTTTTCGAAATAGGAGTAGTTCCGGGTACTAAgtcaaccttaaattcaatctccctTTCAGGTGGCAGAGACTCCAACTCCTCCGGAAATACGTCCGGGTATTCACAGATTACGGGCATGTCTTCCAACTTAATCTTTTCTCCTGAAGTGTTAATTAGAAAAGCTAGATAACCGTGTGCCCCACGACTAAACAATTTTCTAGCCCTTATTCCCGAAATGagcgcagatgaggctaacataCCCCTCACGTCTAACTTCAAAGTTGTCTCACCTGGAATGCAAAACTCTACCACTTTCATCCTACAATCTACCCGAGCATGATAatgagctagccaatccatacctagaatgacatcataccccttaatagttAGACTAATGAGGCCAACTACCAATTTCCGTTCACCTTCCCAAATATCACAATTCCTATACACCTCATTCGCAAGCAAAATTTGACTACCCGTAGGTGTTcttacttctaagtcataaggtaatctttcaattttcaggtcaattccaagcataaatgcaggattaacaaaaaaatgagtAGCACCGGagtatatcaaaattttggctaaccgGTGAAAAACAGGGATCGTATCTTCTACTACCTTTGTTGGTTCAAGCACGGTTTGTTGATCCAGCGAATACACCCTGACCGGTACCCTCGACCTGGTCCCTCCAACATTGGTCGGCTTTGGGTTTGACCTGGCAGTCGACTGAGTATCACTGATCAACGGGCAGTTGACTATCTGGTATTCCACACTTCCGCATCTTAGGCATTTCCGAGCCTTTCTGCAGCACTCATCCTCTGTGTGGTTTGgttttccacaatatccacacgtTACTCGGGGAGTGGAGGTTTGGCCTCCCTGCGAAAAACCCCTACCACTTTGGCCTCCCTCCTGGGCACCTCCTCTTGGAGCACCTCCCTTAGATATGCTCGAAAACCGTCCACCTCTAGCCCCACGACCGGATTTAGCAGGTGGCATGTTCCAATCACTCCGCACTGACCCTTGGGTTCCACTAGGTACCCCTTTCCGTTTAGCGTGAAAATTCCTCACATGTGCCCTAATAGTCTCtgttctttgggccttctccagaacctccgtaaacgtattaatttgggctgccgctaAGGTTTCTTGTAATTCCACATTtagcccttgcacaaacctccgtaccttcctttgctccgtagctatcagttcgggagcaaatttggacaactttataaactgagtctcatactcagctacactcAACATTCCCTGACAGAGTTTAATgaaatcatcttctctcttcTCCTAGACGATAGGAGGACGAGatttctcgttaaactcccgTACAAAGTTTAACAAGGTCCATGCAGTCGTCTCTTTCTCCCAtttggccctcactacattccaccaaggTCTAGCTGGCCCCTCGAACTGGAAAACAGCGAATTGCACTTGCCTATCCTCTGTATAGTTTAAGGcggcaaagatgttgatcataGTCTCTAGCCATTTATTGGCCCCCTCCAGGTCTGGTCCTCCTAAAAACTTGGGTggagagaacttttggaatctgtCTAAGGCCCTATCCTGCCTCATATCGGGATCcttaggttgatttacaggggtttgaccctgttgttccactaaacgaGCCAGGATGTTAGTCATCTGttggatggcagttgccacttgatctccccctgtagcctggggttcaggttgtggctcaatcgttgCCTCTCACTCCTCTCTCAGTTCTGGCACCGGTTCCTGTTCTTGTCTATCCCCGCGGCCTCGACTAGGATcgcgtcctcggttagttcctctgatttgacttcttctacccttcATGTTTCGGATTTAAGCAACTAAAAATGTATAAACAAAGTAAGGTATGACTCGTATAACACGTTGCAAAAGGCTAAATAAAggcaataaaacacataataaacaagtactttatatacatagcaaacaagtcatATATACATGCCAACCTAGGCAAGTCAAGGGCTATAATAGCCAAGGAacatagaataaaaaaaaaccctatttacatccaccgtgacacgtcaaaatcaaaaacaaaaggaaacgtGTCGTCCTACTATGTTCCTAACTATCCCACAAAAATTTCCTCAGTCCTCACTCCTAACAAGTCGTCCGGCTAGACGCCGACCCAACCGACTCTGAGGATGCACTCGgctcctcctccgggtcctcctcaggatcctcctctggatcctccCCAGGAGTACCAGGAGCGCCAGGAACTACAAGCGCTTGACCCTCTCCGGCCAAGTCCTGAAGCACATCATCCACTAGTGCCTCGCACTCAGTCAGGATGTGGCCAGTCCGATCTCTAATATCCGCAACCACTCACATAAGGCGTCTAGTTGTCGCCTGAGCCTGCTCGCGGAAGGCATCCGTCCGCTGCTGCTCTTCCAACACCGAGGCCTCTAGCTCTCGGATACTGGCTTCCTGGTCTCGGAGGGTAGCCCGGAGACGCTCAATCTCCGAATGGCACCTACGATTGGCGCTACCCAATCGTCGCCGCTCGTCGTCCACTGTGAGCACTACCCGATCAGGGTAGGAGTAGGTCTTCCAGCAGTCGCAGCGTCGAATCTTGAGCGCTAGGGGCCACCGCTGCACTGGCCCATCGGGGCTCTCCTGATATGTGATCACACGACAAACAGGCCCCTCCAAATGTGGCTCGTCAATAGGAGCGTCAGTAGGCGCGTCAGTAACTACATCAGTAGGCACAGGCTGGGATGGCCCAGCACTCCCAGAGGCATCAGTACACGCCATAACCTAGGTTTGCAAGTAACATTGCAAAAGTAAGTACACAACACGTAGAAAACAAGGCTAAAGGCTAAGCTCAAGAATAAACCCTAGCCTATCGTAGCAAGCACTCAATCTATCCAGATCAATTcataacctaggctctgataccacctgtgacgatcccacctccccctaaggagtaccaaagggtttggcagaccgcctgcgcagctctcgccaggactcactcactcgaatcACGTATATACATCCATGGaccataaataatatcgcaattcaagcttataatttacattgatataaattcaaggtacaaagccttagtatacccaaactggttcaaagtgtatacaatccagatacaaaacattctattcgaggaatagcgcgagtacaagtcaaaagtcaaaagttaaaacaactagactacgctagtctttacacgtctcacgccttgCTCGttaccctgtaaggaaaacaaaactaacgggatgagccaaaactcagtgaagttccaaatatcaaattggccatcaaACAAGTAATAGCAGAGgtatagtgaaatagcgagcaaacaagtccaatcaaggagataatacttcaagtagtcaagaaatatatagATCAtgttcacatgtaaggatacagtagctcatgtctcggctccatcccagcttgatcaattcgtagttgacactccgtcaactttcaagtaataactagtccagaaaGAAAACATCACTTCACGCCAGTCTCTGTCCACTGATCAACCCCCTTATCCGGGTCCGTAagccacacgaaacacgggtggtaatactcgagtataccgattagccgaggagataacactccgtTCGACATTACTGGTTACCCAGGGTTTGCTATCTAATCGACCAgccccttgccggctcgactcgattaactagccacaggatttctggaattccagacaagataAAATTCGTATGCAAGTATAGTATTTCAAGTAAAATCATGGAACAATAGCAAATttgattagggcaagtgcgataaagtacactcttgccctaaacttcacgtatataacatgtaatcacattggtcacgtatcaaatacaagtattaAGTGCAATTcgatatttgaaagcactcaccaaaacaaGTATAGTGCTTTTAATGATCTCGTCCAGGTGGTACTCCTGgcttggagtccaaatctgcgataaaacgaTGCTTAAGAATTTGGAAAAATCAagtaagg
The genomic region above belongs to Coffea arabica cultivar ET-39 chromosome 7c, Coffea Arabica ET-39 HiFi, whole genome shotgun sequence and contains:
- the LOC140010586 gene encoding uncharacterized protein; this encodes MPPAKSGRGARGGRFSSISKGGAPRGGAQEGGQSGRGFSQGGQTSTPRVTCGYCGKPNHTEDECCRKARKCLRCGSVEYQIVNCPLISDTQSTARSNPKPTNVGGTRSRVPVRVYSLDQQTVLEPTKVVEDTIPVFHRLPYDLEVRTPTGSQILLANEVYRNCDIWEGERKLVVGLISLTIKGYDVILGMDWLAHYHARVDCRMKVVEFCIPGETTLKLDVRGMLASSALISGIRARKLFSRGAHGYLAFLINTSGEKIKLEDMPVICEYPDVFPEELESLPPEREIEFKVDLVPGTTPISKTPYRMAPTELKELKVQLQDLLERGFIHGSESPWGAPLQGVVVFSKLDLRQGYYQLRIRKEDVPKTTFNTRYGHFEFADGLAVDPAKVEAVAKWKRPENPTEVRNFLGLAGYYRRFIKNFSRIAGPLTNLTKKQGKYIWDVKCESSFQEFKQLTMAPVLALSSENDSYTVYTDASKEGLGCVLMQNRNVIAHASRKLKPHEQNHPTHDLELKDLNLRQRRWVEFLEDYDCTINYHPGKANVVADALSRKAQLASSMVREWSLLEDVCEWKPRLEPKKVIFEILSQATCSQLSSLVLLVSVSLVEVQGLYGMLQLATQFCIPATCTEYIDPLQIIRDEVWLFMIRIQRRSWTKSHA